From the genome of Virgibacillus proomii, one region includes:
- a CDS encoding GNAT family N-acetyltransferase has protein sequence MFVSKRIKLRKMTMEDVERYHSWRNDVDVMISTNPLLDLYTLSETKAFVEGVILNSSSSKSYIIQDKANEKAIGITSLINMDQKNRNAECIIDIGEKDYWGKGIGKEALKLLLDYAFLEMNLHRVSLRVFSFNERALHLYNKMGFKQEGVSRQALFRNGKWHDIIHMGILEREYLAMQD, from the coding sequence TTGTTTGTTTCTAAAAGAATTAAATTAAGAAAAATGACAATGGAGGATGTAGAACGATATCATTCTTGGAGAAATGATGTTGATGTAATGATTTCTACCAACCCCTTATTGGATTTGTACACATTATCAGAAACAAAAGCTTTTGTTGAAGGAGTTATCCTAAATTCAAGCTCATCCAAAAGTTATATCATTCAGGATAAAGCTAATGAAAAAGCAATTGGTATCACATCATTAATTAACATGGATCAAAAAAACAGAAACGCAGAATGTATTATTGATATTGGCGAAAAAGATTATTGGGGAAAGGGAATTGGTAAAGAGGCATTAAAATTACTGCTTGATTATGCCTTTCTAGAAATGAATTTACATCGTGTATCATTACGCGTATTTTCATTTAACGAAAGGGCGCTTCATTTATATAATAAAATGGGCTTTAAACAGGAAGGTGTAAGTAGACAAGCATTGTTTCGCAATGGCAAGTGGCATGATATCATCCATATGGGAATACTTGAACGTGAATATTTGGCGATGCAAGATTAG